The Arthrobacter sp. OAP107 DNA segment CCTTCCGACGCCCTACGTGCAGAGGCTGGTCTAGAAAAGTCGGAAGACATCGTCGTTCTGATTGCTGTCGGCCATCCAATTGAAGATCATCGGGTGGCCAGATCGCCTAGACGGAGCCTCACAGATACTTTCGTTCACCATTCAGCCTGACACCGTTCGGTCCGGTAAAATCTCGCGCCTCACACCGATCGGCGGAGGCGGCGGTCAATCGTTTAAGGATCCAAATTGAAGTCCCAGCAACCAATCATGATTGTACTCACAGGTGCATATGGCAATATCGGCGACGCAGTGATACGGCGCCGCGTTCTCAACTGGGTGCGCGACCTTGGAGAGATTCATGCTTATGTAGGAAATGCGCCCGGGGGCTGGATCGAGCAGATGGGCTTTGAACCGGATGACCGCGTCTACTCAGCGGCCTCCTCCTTCAGTTGGATGAAACTGGTCTTCGCCCCCCGGCGGCCGAAGGCTCTGGTGTTTGATCCGGGGGAGATTAGCTTGGCACGCAACAGTATCCGGAGCGAGCTGCTGACACTAGCGTTGACGTTTCTTGTTCGTATGCGTGGCGGAGTTGTGGTCCGGCCGCCTAGGGGCATCAGCCAGTCGAGCGGACTGGGCTTGTTTGTGCATCGGCTCGGTGCACGCTTTGCAAAGATCAATTTGTGGCGGACACAGCGTAGCTTCGACATTGTCGGAGATGGAAGCGTAGTGCCCGATACCGCCTTTCAAGAGCCGTTCGTCCCTGGGCTACCTTGGGACCAGCGTCGCACTCTTGTGATTAGCATGAGAGGAAAGAGAAAATTCCCATCGGACGCTTGGTTCTCGTCTATGGATCTCTTGGCTCAGGACCATGGGTATTGTGTGGTAGTACTAAGCCAGGTACGGGAGGATGAAGAGCGTAGCCGGGAAATTGCCGAGCGGTTGAAGGGCCGTCATCTCGAGTGGGGTTCCAGGAGCGATCTCGATCATGAGCGCCTTGTTCGCGGAGTCTACAGTGAATCGGCCGTTGTGATTAGCGACAGGCTTCATGTTTTGGTGCTGGCCGCTGTGGCGGGTTGCATACCCATCGAGGTCTCCGACTCGCCTCGGACGAAAGTATCCGAGCACTTCGCACAAATTGGCGTGCACAATATGGTGATCGATAGCGCCATTCATTCTGCGGAAGATATAGTTCGGAGGGCGAAGGACGCATGTCGCCAGCGCAGTCGGACCCAGCGGGCTTTGAGCGTGGCAAGAGAGCTATTGGACATCGAAGAGATGAGGATCAAAGGCGCCATCGACAAAACCGCTTTAGTGGCTTCGGCTTCTGATGTCGGATGACTTTTGTGACTCATGGCCTCCCAGCCTCTGTCGGGCTTCCGATAGATGGGACCTTCCGGAAGTCTTGGTGGGGTAAGAAAGGATGCTAGGTAGTTTTTCCTGGCTCGCTGGGGGTCGGATCCTTTCCGCACTAATTCAGATGCTTAGCTTGGGGCTCTTTGCAAACTGGGTTAGCCCGAGCACGTTTGGAATAGTCGCGTCCGTAACGGCAATTGCCGTCATACCTCAAAACTTATTTGACTTTGGTATATCGACATATATTGTGCGTCACAGGGCGGCAGACCCAAATGATGGTACCGTCACATTCGCCCTGAGGATTTCCGGGCGTATCTCGATACTTCTGGGCGTGGCATTTATCGTCACGTTGGGTGTTCTTGGGCTGTGGATCGACCCACTATATGCCTGGCTGCTTCCGCTGGCGCTTTGGGTTGGCGCGGAACGCAACGCGGAAGTGTGGATGGGGATTGCTTTGGCGGACGGGGACGCCAAGCTCAGTGTCGCGTCGTTGCTCGGAAGACGAATTGGTTCCCTCATGCTCTTGGTGACCATTCAATATTTCACCTCGTTACCCGAATTGGCCTATTCTGTATCGTTGGGGATGACGTCCTTGGTGGCAGCGGCGGTCGGACGTCATATCCTTCGGCCTCGCCTGCCCAGAAGGCGTAGAATGACCCTGCGGTCGCTGATAGCTACGACTTGGCCGTACTGGCTTCATTCAACAGCGACACAAGTTAGGAATGTTGACACCGCGTTGGTGGCCGTTTTCGCGAGCCCTGCGCAGGCCGGCTTCTACGCAGTGGCGAGCCGCTTGACAAATCCCCTTCGTATTCTTCCTTCGTCGCTGGCTGCAGTTGTTCTACCAGCTGTCGCGCGTACGCAAGGTGTTGTCAACAAGCGCACTGCCGTCGTCATCGCTTACATGATCGGTTCCATGGCAGCATTTTATTGCCTAATTGCAGTGCTAGTCCCCTGGGTAGTGCCACTAGTGCTGGGTGACGTGTACTCATCAGCGGTCACGCCCATCCAGATAGTATGTTTCGGGCTCGTGTTCGGAGCGTCCGCTTCGATACTCGCCTCATTGTTGCAGGCAAAAGGATTTGCAAAAGCGGTCAGCTTTTCCTCGCTCGCAGCGTCCCTATTCTGCGTTCCGGCGATAACCTTGGGGTCCGTGTATTGGGGAGCGGCAGGCGCGGCCATCGGGCTCGTATCTTCGTTCGCGGTCCAGACTCTCGCCCTTGTTTTCCATCTATGGAAGGTGACCCGCGGTGGCTCCGACTTCAAGTGACAGCCTTGTGACATTCTAGGAGATTCAATGTTCGATGTGTGCATTATCGGGGGCGGAACGGTTGGCCTCTTTCTTGCTGCACAGCTGTCGAAGGACGGCAAGAAAGTTTTAATCCTTGAGTTGGGGTCGCATTCAGGTTTAGACCGGCGGGCAGTGGTTGGATCTAATCCACAGTCTGGGGGCCATATTGGTGCGGCGGCGAGTGCATGGACCACCGGCTTGGGTGGATCCAGTCAACTATGGGGCGGACAGTTGTGGCCTTGGCAGGAGTGGGAATTCACGAGAACTGGTCCTGGAGGGGGACCCATTTGGCCAATTGGAAAACAAGATCTGTCGAAACATTATCGGGGCGTGCTGAATGTGTTGGGTCTGTCTCAGGGCCATTCCATCATTCATGACATGGGACGGCCACCGACTTGCCCGAAAGTAGATCTTGGAGACGACTTCAGCGTCCGATATTCAACGTGGATGGGGGCACGTGCAAGAAACCTTGCACGGAATTCGGCGGTCCAGAAGCAACTTAGAAGTGTCAACATTGTGACCGGAGCTGCCGTTCACGGGTTGGAGATCTGTCACGACGGGTCGACCGACGTTCAATACTCCAGAGGCAACGAAGATTGCAGTTTGAGGGCCCGGCAGGTCGTGCTCGCGGCAGGAACACTGGGCAACTCCCGCATCCTTTCGAGGTGCTCCTTTGTAAGTGGCTCCGATTTGGTCGGCAGCGGATTCATGGACCACGTGTCGGCCCGCGTTCTGAAGCTGGATGTCACGGACTGGGACCGCTTCTTGGATGTTTTCGCATACAGGCGCTACAAAGGCGTACTGGCTGCGCCTAGAATAGTTCCACATCCGCAGTACTTGGCGAACCGGGACATTGTGCCATCGTATGCTCACTTTGAGATTGCGAGCGCTCCAGGCGGAATGGTCGATGTTGCGAAGAGTTTCAGGGGTGCTCGTCAAGGCAACGGACCTTACCCCAAGGCAATCGAGATGTTAGACGCTGGTCGGCGGGACTTTTGGCCGACTGCCTCAGCCGTTGGACGAAGTCTCTTGCGACATGAACGGCCGGTCCTGAAGTCGAGTACGGTGTATTTAAGGATCGATGCCGAACAACCGCACCGTCCGGAAAATTTCATCGCTTGGAACGGGAGTAAACCGTATGCTTCCCGGGACCTCAATCTAGAGATGAAGTGGCACGTCGGTACTCGCGAAAAAACAGCCATTGAAGTCATGAAAAAAGACGTAGAGGCAGTGCTGGATCGTTTTAATATTGGTGGGAGTTTCGAGCCGCTAAGGAACAAATTTGAAATCACGGACACTTACCACTTGATGGGTGGGACTGCCATGCAGACCGCGGCCCGCCCTGGCGTGGTTGACAAGGAATGTCGCGTTTTGGGATCTCAGAATGTATTCGTTGCCGGGGCATCGGTGTTTCCGAGTGGTGGGATGGCGAACCCCACATTCACAGCGCTTGCTCTTGCTCACAGATTGGGGGAGCAGCTTGGCTGACTACTCGATGTACACACGTATCGGAACCGATGGTCCAGTCACATCCAGAATCGGGTTGGGTGTTGCGACACTCATGCGTGAAGGGCGTTCGTCGCGGCGTCTTTCCGTGATCGAAGAAGCCCTGGAAAGCGGAGTTCGGCATTTTGACGTGGCCCCTTTGTACGGTCTGGGGGCGGCTGAAAAGGAACTCGGACGTGCGCTTGAGCAATGCGGGCATGACACTACAGTGGCTACAAAATATGGGCTCCAGCCGTCGCGGGCAGCGCAAATGCTGAGCGCCGTACAGGGACCCATCCGACGAATGCTCAAGGCTAGCCCAGGTCTGCGCAACTTGGCGCGCAGCTACGGTGGATCATCTGGGGTAGAGCCAGTGCCGTCTATTGATGACTTGAATTCAAGCGTCTTGCGAAGCTTGGACCACCTAAGACGAGAAACCGTGGACCTCCTACTGCTACACGAAATTGCGTGGTCACATGAGTGGGCCGAAGTATGGCTTAGAGCCTCCACGACAGATGGACGCCGCTATCGTGAACTTGGAATCGCTTCTCGACGTGAACTCCTGCCGAGTTACCCCGAGTATGTTGTATCTGGCAATCACCCAATTCAGACGGAATCGAATCCCTTTGAGACGAGAGAGGAGTATTTTCGTTCGATTCGTTATGGACTCGTATCCGGTCATTTTAATATGTTAAATTCCTTTCTTGCAGAGGACGCTCCAAGCAAGGCATCTCTCGAGCGATTGACAGGGGCTCCGCTCAGAAGTGCTGCAGACTTGGTTGTATTTCTTTGCGGACTACAGCTCGCGCGGTCTAGTGACTCAATTGTGCTGATCGGTTCTACCAAGCCGAAAAACATTCAAAGTGTCTGGAACGGAGTTGCAGCTCATGGCCCGTCAATTGCTGCCTCAATTACGCAAGTTGACGCTCTGCTAAAACCGCTTCGTGCGGCGATCACCCCCTAATTCGACTAGGTACTACGTGGGGATCAGATCGAACCCGAAGGGTGCGGCGAGGTCTGCGCTCTCGATTGGGTATGATTCATCCCAGCGGCGTGGAGACCTTAGTTGAACTCAGTTAAACGGCTCGTCGCATTTGAGGGTATAATCGCGGTCTGAATCCGCCGGTTTCGAGGAGTGACCGGGCGATGTAGTTGGCAAGGTTGCGGAAGCCGAGGGCGGAGCCACGGAGGTGTTCGAGCCGGTCATTGAGTGCTTCTGTAGGCCCATTGCTGGTGCCGGGCCGGTCGAAGTATGCGAGCACGTCCCCTGCACGGCGTTTCAGTGTCCGGCCGAGCGTAGTGATCTCGGTCAGCGCAGCGGAAACGCCCGCACTGATCGCGCCGATCAACGCTTGCATGAGCTTGCTTGCCTCGAGTGCCGTCAGGATCGCCGTAGGCGGCGATGACGCGCTGTTAGATGCCCCAGGTCGCTTCGACTTCGGCATAGTTGTCCGCGGCGAACAGGGCCTCCAACCTATCCTTCTGCTTGTCGGTGAGCAGATCGTGCCCGGTGTGAAGGATCCGGCGGACGGTGTAAAGCGGGTCCCCGGACCGTCCGCGGTGCCCAATGGTCTGCTGCTGAACGCTCTAACGACACCTGTCTAGGGCATCGCCGGCAAGACGGACGACGTGAAACGGATCCATGACCTCGACCGCGTCCGGGAGCTCCTCGGCGGCTGCGGTCTTGAACCTGGTGAACCCATCCATCGCCACGACCTCGATCCCGTCCCGCCAGGTCTTCGGTCGCTCTGCGAGCCAGGCTTTGAGGACCTGTTTCGAGCGGCTCTCGACCATGTCCAGCAACCGCACCGGGCGGGTCCTGTCGCGGACCGGGGTGAGGTCGATGATCACCGTGACGTACCTGTCCCCGCGCCGGGTGTGCCGCCAGACATGCTCATCAACGCCGATCACGGCCACTCCGTTGAACCAGGCCGGGTCCTCGATCAACACCCGCTTGCCTTCGGCCAGGATCGCGCTGTTCGCGGTATGCCAGGACACGCCCAGGCCCTCGGCGACGCGGGCGACGGTGAGGTGCTGGCACACGATGCCCTCCAGCGCCCAGCGCAGCCCGCGCCGGGAGATCTTCGCCCGGGGCTGCACGGCTTCGGAGATGTCCTGCCGCCACACCCGACCTCACCGGGTGCACTTGTAGCGGCGAATGCTCGGTTATTGCGGAAACTTAACCGCGCGACGTTCACTCTCTGGCTGAGTGCCTCGACGGGCGTTCCGAGTGTGAGGCGGAGCAACGTCAGACTCAAGCGCCACCCCGGCCTCAAGCAATGGAAGTTGTGGCTTTTGCGCTCGCTCGCTCGTGAACTCTGTCGATGAGTAATAGCTATACGTGTAGGCGTCCGGACCCTTGGCCGGGATGCGGTTCAGTACTACACCGAGCAAGGACGCATCAACAAGCTCCAATGATGCAAGAGATTTCTCGAGGTCTTGTCGTTTTACTACTTGGGCGCCCGCGATGAGGACGACTCCGCCGACGCACGGCGCCAGGACCGCCGCGTCAGTAACTGGTAGTAAAGGGGGCGCATCAATTACGATCGCGTCGAATGCAACTTCGAGCCTAAGCAGGAGCTGCTTCATTGCATCCGAACCAAGTAGTTCACTCGGGTTCGGCGGTATAGCTCCAGACGTCAGTACGAACAGCTCTTCGTTGCCCCACGGTTGAAGCAGGTCGTTCACATCTACTTCGCCTAGTAGGGCTGTCGTAAGGCCGGCGTTTTTCTCCAATCCCAGGTACTCACTAACCATGGGACGGCGAAGATCCGCGTCGATGAGGCACACGGACTGCCCTGATTGGGCGATCGCTATCGCAAGGTTAGTGGCTGTGGTGCTCTTTCCTTCGCCAGGCAACGAAGAGGTGACCAGAAATGACTTGGAACGCCCAGTGATATTTGCAAACTGCAGGTTAGTTCGCAAGTGACGGAACGATTCTGCCCGAGGGCCCTGGGCCGGTGCCTGCGTAAGCAGAGGTTTTTTTGCCGCGTCCTGATCGAAGGAAATGGCGCCTAGCAACGGGGCATCTGAAACACGGCGAAGATCGGCTTCCCCGCGAATTCTGTTATCGAGTGTCGACCTCAGCAAAGCGAGGCCAAGCCCGACAATCAACCCAACAATTAGGGAGGCAACCAAGTTCAGGCGGGTGTTGGGCGCTGACGGAACGGTGGGTGCAACGGCCGGCTTAATTGTGGAGAGGCTTACAGGCGAAGTTCCTCCTGCCTTTGGCCTTTCAAGAAGGTCGACTGTCTTGATGAGGCTGTCAGCGACGGCGCGAGCAATTGCCGCTGCTTGAACCGGGGAACTGTCGCTGACGGAGATGTTGATAAGAACGGTGTTTAGATCCTTGCTCGCTTTCACACGAGTGCTTAGAGCCTCGGGGGTCGTTTCCAAGCCCAGAGTATCGATGGCAGGTTGCAACACCAGAGGAGAGTCAACCGTTTTTACATATGATTGGACGCGGGCCTGGCTGAAGGTATTGCCCTGCTGCAGCTCCTGCACCGACCCTGAGTTGGAGATGGAAACAAAAAGCTGAGTCTCGGCCGTATAGGTTGGCTTGGTGAAGATCGAAACCGCGCCACCAACGAGGACTCCGACTAAGGTGGCGGTCAGAATTAGTATCCAGTTGCGGCGTAAGATGCGCACGTAGTCTCGTAGATCCAAGCCGGTGTCCCCCTGTGGTAGTAGCCTGTCACTGTCGTACATTGACAAGTGCGGCATGATAGTGCGGTCAGGCCAATTGTACCCGGCCCGGTGAGCGAGTTCGGAAACTCCAATTGCGTCCTGCCGATTCAAAACCGGCTCGCGGCGCTATAACCGTCGCACTAAGATTTGCCGTCCGCCACGCAGCCAGGAATGCTTTACCCCGCCGGACCTTCTGTAGGTAGTGGACAGCGGTCAGAAGGATATGGTGTGTGCAGTGACGAGGCAGTTACCGCGTATCCAAGTCCTCAAACACGAGGAGTGTCTGCGTGTCCAGCACTCCAGGCATCGACTGCAGTTGATCAAAGATGATCCGCCGCAGATCCACGTTGTCCACGGTCCGCACCAGCAAGATGACGTCAAAGTCTCCGCCCACTAAGGCAATGTGGTGGACCTCCGGGATAGCCCTTAGCTGTTCGCGGAGTTCACGCCAGGATTGCTGCCTTACTTTCAGAGTTACGTAGGCCGATGACTTGAGGCCGGCCTTGATGGGGTCCACCAGCGCCGTGAACTTGGTTAGCACGCCCTCGCCGGTCAGCCTGGAAATCCTCGTGTAGGCGTGCGCCCTCGAAATGTGCACGTTCTCCGCCACCTGGGTGACGGACATCCTGCCGTCCCGCGTCAGCTCCGCAATGATGCTGCGATCCACATCGTCCAAGGGCACTGGGGTGTGCTCGGCGTCCGTGCCAGCCATTCGTCTACAACCCCGATCAGTTATCCAGCTCACAGTTACGATTTGTCTTTCAGAATAGGGGAGTCGAACGTACTTCTCCATGATTTCCCTTAGCGCTGGATACGAAACATGGACCAGGACCATACTGAAAGTGAATAGTGGCAATAGAAGGACGGACCAATGACGATCTCCGCAGACCACACAGCGCCTCAACAAGGGACGCCCGGCCAAGTGGCGCCGAGCCGGCTTGGGCAGGACACCACCCAGAACCCCTACGTGCCCGACGCCGCCGCCGAGGCGGTACGCAAGTTCGGCATCACAGCCGAGGACTACATGCTGCCGGCCCGCCACCAGATCCAGATGGTGGACCAGGACGGCAACCTGAAGCACCATTCCGATCAGGGCACCGAACCCGGCCACGAGTACCCGCTGCCGGGTGATGACGAGCTCCTTACCGCCTACGAGCAGCTCGTTATCGGCCGCCGTGTCAACGACCAGAACTCGGCCTTAGTGCGGCAGGGACGCATGGCCGTCTACCCCTCGAGCCACGGCCAGGAGGCATGCCAGGTGGCAGCTGCCCTGTGCCTGGCCGAAGGCGACTGGATGTTTCCCACCTACCGCGATGCTGTCGCAGTCATGGCGCGCGGGGTGGACCCGATCGAGGCCATGACCATCTTCCGGGGTGACTGGCACGGCGGCTACGACCCGCTGAAACACAAGGTCGGCATTCAGTGCACCCCTCTCACCACCCAGCTGCTCCACGCCGTGGGCGTCGCCCATGCCGCCAAGCTCCGCGGCGAGGACACCCTGGTCCTGGCCATGTGCGGTGACGGCGCCACCAGTGAGGGCGACTTCCATGAGGCCCTGAACTTCGCCGCAGTCTTCCACCTCCCGGTGGTCTTCTTCGTGCAGAACAACCAGTACGCCATCTCCGTGCCGCTGGCCCACCAGTCCGTTGCCCCCTCGCTTGCGCACAAGGCCGTGGGCTACGGCATGGCTGGCGAACGGGTGGACGGCAACGACGTCGTCGCGCTCCTCGCAGTGCTGGACCGCGCCGTCAAGCTTGCCCGAGAAGGGTCCGGTCCGCTCCTGGTGGAGGCGCGCACCTACCGCATGCAGGCGCACACCAACGCGGACGACGCCACCCGCTACCGCCCAGATAGCGAAGTGGCCCAGTGGGTCGCCCGGGATCCTCTGACCCGGATGCGTACCTACCTCACGGGGAGGCGACTGCTGGATGACGACGGCGAAGCCCGGATCGCGGAGAAGGCGGAAGCGGTTGCCACGCAACTCCGCAACGGACTCGGCGAGGACGTTCCGGTAGACCCTCAGGACCTGTTCAAGTACGTCTTCTCCACGCCGACGCCGCAGCTCAAGGAACAGTCAGCATTGCTCGCCGACGAGCTCGCCCGCGACACCGCTGACACTTCAACCTCGACGGAGGCCCCCGAATGAGCCCCACCATCACGACGTCGTCCGAGGCGATTGGCAACGTCAGTTCCGCCACGGCCCGGGCAGCCGCCTCGGCCGCGGCCACTGCCGAGGCGGCAGGACCGCAGCCGGTCACCATGGCAAAGGCCCTGAACGCCGCCATGGCCGATGCCATGCATGCGGATGGGTCTGTCCTGGTCTTCGGAGAGGACGTCGGCATGCTGGGCGGCGTCTTCCGCATCACCGACGGTCTCATGAAGACTTTCGGCGAACAGCGCTGCTTCGACACGCCCCTGGCAGAGTCCGGAATCGTTGGCATGGCTGTGGGCATGGCGATCAACGGCATGCGGCCGGTCATCGAGATGCAGTTCGACGCCTTCGCCTACCCGGCCTTCGAGCAGATCGTCAGCCACGTTGCAAAAATGCACAACCGCACCAGGGGCCGGGTGAAGCTGCCCATGGTTATTCGTGTTCCCTACGCTGGCGGCATCGGGGGAGTGGAGCACCACTGCGACTCCTCCGAGTCCTACTACGCCCATACCGCAGGCCTGAAGGTCTACACGCCAGCCACCGTGGCCGACGCCTACCTCATGCTCCGCGAGGCCATCGACTCGGATGACCCCGTGATGTTCATGGAACCCAAGAAGCTCTACTGGTCCAAGGACCTGGTGGACCTGGAAAGGCTCCGTGCGGACTATGAAGCGAAGACCGCCCGCCGGACGCCGACGGAGGGTCGTGCCGCCGTCGCCCGCTTCGGCACGGACGCCACACTGATCGCCTACGGGCCTTCCGTTCCCACTGCCCTGGCGGCCGCCGCCGCGGCGGCCGAGGAAGGCCGCTCGCTGGAGGTCATCGACATCCGAACCATCGTGCCGTTCGACGACGAAACCGTCGCCGCCTCTGTCCGCAAGACCGGCCGTGCCGTGGTGATCGCCGAGGCGCACGGGTTCGCGTCGGTGTCGTCGGAGATCGTGGCGCGGGTCCAGGAACGCTGCTTCCACTATCTGGCCGCACCGATTCGCCGGGTCACCGGATTCGACGTTCCGTACCCGGCGCCGAAACTTGAGCACTATTACCTGCCCGGCGTAGACCGCATCCTCGACGCCGTTGACGACCTCCAGTGGGAAGACTGATCAAATGAGCGAAACTAAAGTATTCCTCCTCCCTGACTTGGGCGAAGGCCTAACCGAAGCCGAACTCGTGAACTGGCTCGTGGCCGTGGGCGACGAGATCCGCGTGGACCAGCCCATCGCCGAAGTCGAAACCGCCAAGTCCGTGGTGGAAGTCCCGTCCCCGTACGCCGGCACGGTAGCCGAGCTGCACGGCGAGCCGGGCCAGACCCTTGATGTCGGCAAGCCCTTGATCTCTGTCACCCCTGCAGGTTCCGCGGTTGACCCCGCCGAAACCGCTGCGCCGACTGAGCCTGTCCAAACCAAGCCCAACGAAACGAGAGCCGCAGAAACTGCAGCAGCCGAAACTTACCGCACCGAAGAAAGGGCAGGCTCCGGAAACGTCCTCATCGGCTATGGAACTCCTGGGGGCACTGCGACCGCTCGACGGACCCGCCCCCGTCGCCCTTTGTCGTCGGTCGCGGAAGGCTCAACCGGCGGTTCGCCGGTTGAGCCTGTCGAAACCAGGAGTCAAAGCAGCGAAACAAAGCTCACGACTTCCGCCGATGATCTCCTTCTTCAGCGCACCCGGGTGCCCGGCAAAATCGGTGCTGTCATCTCGCCACTCGTCCGCCGAATGGCCAAGGAGCACGGCGTAGACCTCGGTCACATGCAGGGTTCAGGGGAGAGCGGATTGATCATGCGCCGCGACGTTGAAGCGGCGATCACGAAGCCGGCCGAGGCTGAGCATGTCGAAACTGAGCCCCATTCGCCGGGTGAGCCTGTCGAAAGCTTGCCTGCCGACAGCCGGGTCTCCACAAGCTGGACCAGCGGTGCAATCGACCCCCGAACCGGCCTCGGCGTCATCAGCCGTACCCCCGTCCGGGGTATGCGCAAAGCAGTGGCTGCAAACATGGCGCGGAGCCGCTCCGAGATTCCCGAGGCAACGGTTTGGGTGGACGTCGATGCGACCGCCCTCGTTGATATGCGCGCAGGCCTCAAGAAGTCCGACCCTCACAACACTCCCGGACTGCTGGCTTTCATCGCCCGCTTTGTCACCGCAGGCTTGAAGAAGTATCCGGCGCTGAATACGCGGTTCGTCAGCGGCGAGGACACGTCAGGCGGGGAGTCCCAGGAGATCGTGGAGTTCGACGGGATCAACCTCGGATTCGCAGCGCAAACGGATCGAGGACTGGTGGTGCCGTCGATCCGAAACGCTGGCAGGCTCAGTGCTAAGCAACTGGACGCAGAGATCAAACGGCTGACCGCCCTCGCTCGCGAGGGTAAGGCAACACCCACGGAACTGAGCAGTGGCACCTTCACCCTGAACAACTACGGCGTGTTCGGGGTCGACGGTTCCGCGGCGATCATCAATTACCCGGAGGTGGCGATTCTGGGCATCGGGCGGATCATAGACAAGCCGTGGGTGACCGACGGTGAACTCGCCGTCCGCAAAGTCACGGAGCTGACCCTGACCT contains these protein-coding regions:
- a CDS encoding polysaccharide biosynthesis tyrosine autokinase; this translates as MYDSDRLLPQGDTGLDLRDYVRILRRNWILILTATLVGVLVGGAVSIFTKPTYTAETQLFVSISNSGSVQELQQGNTFSQARVQSYVKTVDSPLVLQPAIDTLGLETTPEALSTRVKASKDLNTVLINISVSDSSPVQAAAIARAVADSLIKTVDLLERPKAGGTSPVSLSTIKPAVAPTVPSAPNTRLNLVASLIVGLIVGLGLALLRSTLDNRIRGEADLRRVSDAPLLGAISFDQDAAKKPLLTQAPAQGPRAESFRHLRTNLQFANITGRSKSFLVTSSLPGEGKSTTATNLAIAIAQSGQSVCLIDADLRRPMVSEYLGLEKNAGLTTALLGEVDVNDLLQPWGNEELFVLTSGAIPPNPSELLGSDAMKQLLLRLEVAFDAIVIDAPPLLPVTDAAVLAPCVGGVVLIAGAQVVKRQDLEKSLASLELVDASLLGVVLNRIPAKGPDAYTYSYYSSTEFTSERAQKPQLPLLEAGVALESDVAPPHTRNARRGTQPESERRAVKFPQ
- a CDS encoding GMC family oxidoreductase; amino-acid sequence: MGARARNLARNSAVQKQLRSVNIVTGAAVHGLEICHDGSTDVQYSRGNEDCSLRARQVVLAAGTLGNSRILSRCSFVSGSDLVGSGFMDHVSARVLKLDVTDWDRFLDVFAYRRYKGVLAAPRIVPHPQYLANRDIVPSYAHFEIASAPGGMVDVAKSFRGARQGNGPYPKAIEMLDAGRRDFWPTASAVGRSLLRHERPVLKSSTVYLRIDAEQPHRPENFIAWNGSKPYASRDLNLEMKWHVGTREKTAIEVMKKDVEAVLDRFNIGGSFEPLRNKFEITDTYHLMGGTAMQTAARPGVVDKECRVLGSQNVFVAGASVFPSGGMANPTFTALALAHRLGEQLG
- a CDS encoding Lrp/AsnC family transcriptional regulator; amino-acid sequence: MAGTDAEHTPVPLDDVDRSIIAELTRDGRMSVTQVAENVHISRAHAYTRISRLTGEGVLTKFTALVDPIKAGLKSSAYVTLKVRQQSWRELREQLRAIPEVHHIALVGGDFDVILLVRTVDNVDLRRIIFDQLQSMPGVLDTQTLLVFEDLDTR
- a CDS encoding transketolase C-terminal domain-containing protein, encoding MSPTITTSSEAIGNVSSATARAAASAAATAEAAGPQPVTMAKALNAAMADAMHADGSVLVFGEDVGMLGGVFRITDGLMKTFGEQRCFDTPLAESGIVGMAVGMAINGMRPVIEMQFDAFAYPAFEQIVSHVAKMHNRTRGRVKLPMVIRVPYAGGIGGVEHHCDSSESYYAHTAGLKVYTPATVADAYLMLREAIDSDDPVMFMEPKKLYWSKDLVDLERLRADYEAKTARRTPTEGRAAVARFGTDATLIAYGPSVPTALAAAAAAAEEGRSLEVIDIRTIVPFDDETVAASVRKTGRAVVIAEAHGFASVSSEIVARVQERCFHYLAAPIRRVTGFDVPYPAPKLEHYYLPGVDRILDAVDDLQWED
- a CDS encoding thiamine pyrophosphate-dependent dehydrogenase E1 component subunit alpha, with product MTISADHTAPQQGTPGQVAPSRLGQDTTQNPYVPDAAAEAVRKFGITAEDYMLPARHQIQMVDQDGNLKHHSDQGTEPGHEYPLPGDDELLTAYEQLVIGRRVNDQNSALVRQGRMAVYPSSHGQEACQVAAALCLAEGDWMFPTYRDAVAVMARGVDPIEAMTIFRGDWHGGYDPLKHKVGIQCTPLTTQLLHAVGVAHAAKLRGEDTLVLAMCGDGATSEGDFHEALNFAAVFHLPVVFFVQNNQYAISVPLAHQSVAPSLAHKAVGYGMAGERVDGNDVVALLAVLDRAVKLAREGSGPLLVEARTYRMQAHTNADDATRYRPDSEVAQWVARDPLTRMRTYLTGRRLLDDDGEARIAEKAEAVATQLRNGLGEDVPVDPQDLFKYVFSTPTPQLKEQSALLADELARDTADTSTSTEAPE
- a CDS encoding lipopolysaccharide biosynthesis protein; protein product: MLGSFSWLAGGRILSALIQMLSLGLFANWVSPSTFGIVASVTAIAVIPQNLFDFGISTYIVRHRAADPNDGTVTFALRISGRISILLGVAFIVTLGVLGLWIDPLYAWLLPLALWVGAERNAEVWMGIALADGDAKLSVASLLGRRIGSLMLLVTIQYFTSLPELAYSVSLGMTSLVAAAVGRHILRPRLPRRRRMTLRSLIATTWPYWLHSTATQVRNVDTALVAVFASPAQAGFYAVASRLTNPLRILPSSLAAVVLPAVARTQGVVNKRTAVVIAYMIGSMAAFYCLIAVLVPWVVPLVLGDVYSSAVTPIQIVCFGLVFGASASILASLLQAKGFAKAVSFSSLAASLFCVPAITLGSVYWGAAGAAIGLVSSFAVQTLALVFHLWKVTRGGSDFK
- a CDS encoding aldo/keto reductase; this encodes MYTRIGTDGPVTSRIGLGVATLMREGRSSRRLSVIEEALESGVRHFDVAPLYGLGAAEKELGRALEQCGHDTTVATKYGLQPSRAAQMLSAVQGPIRRMLKASPGLRNLARSYGGSSGVEPVPSIDDLNSSVLRSLDHLRRETVDLLLLHEIAWSHEWAEVWLRASTTDGRRYRELGIASRRELLPSYPEYVVSGNHPIQTESNPFETREEYFRSIRYGLVSGHFNMLNSFLAEDAPSKASLERLTGAPLRSAADLVVFLCGLQLARSSDSIVLIGSTKPKNIQSVWNGVAAHGPSIAASITQVDALLKPLRAAITP
- a CDS encoding polysaccharide pyruvyl transferase family protein — its product is MIVLTGAYGNIGDAVIRRRVLNWVRDLGEIHAYVGNAPGGWIEQMGFEPDDRVYSAASSFSWMKLVFAPRRPKALVFDPGEISLARNSIRSELLTLALTFLVRMRGGVVVRPPRGISQSSGLGLFVHRLGARFAKINLWRTQRSFDIVGDGSVVPDTAFQEPFVPGLPWDQRRTLVISMRGKRKFPSDAWFSSMDLLAQDHGYCVVVLSQVREDEERSREIAERLKGRHLEWGSRSDLDHERLVRGVYSESAVVISDRLHVLVLAAVAGCIPIEVSDSPRTKVSEHFAQIGVHNMVIDSAIHSAEDIVRRAKDACRQRSRTQRALSVARELLDIEEMRIKGAIDKTALVASASDVG